A portion of the Thermovirga sp. genome contains these proteins:
- a CDS encoding MBL fold metallo-hydrolase translates to MFLERLPLGPLWTNGYLVWDDQCAGFFIDPGGDPGEVLEMIDEKSVDLEFILLTHGHADHIGGLGPLRSRARVGVMIHEDDASMLSRPESNLSAFVGGNIELAPAEKLLKDGDVVRAGSLSVKVIHTPGHTRGSVCFLVDEEGGNPVLFSGDTLFAGSIGRTDLPGGDEGTLLASLEKLARLPHATRVLPGHGPETTLGEERRRNPFWPEEYR, encoded by the coding sequence ATGTTCCTGGAGAGATTGCCCCTGGGGCCCCTGTGGACCAACGGTTACCTGGTATGGGATGATCAGTGCGCGGGGTTTTTTATCGATCCCGGAGGGGATCCGGGAGAGGTTCTGGAGATGATCGATGAAAAGAGCGTAGACCTGGAGTTCATCCTTCTCACCCATGGCCACGCGGACCATATAGGCGGCCTGGGCCCCCTGCGATCCAGGGCAAGGGTCGGCGTCATGATCCACGAGGACGACGCTTCCATGCTTTCCCGGCCCGAGTCGAACCTGTCGGCCTTCGTAGGCGGCAATATCGAACTGGCCCCCGCGGAGAAGTTGCTCAAGGATGGCGATGTGGTTCGCGCTGGGAGCCTCTCGGTGAAGGTCATCCACACCCCGGGGCATACGAGGGGTAGTGTCTGTTTCCTCGTGGATGAAGAAGGGGGAAATCCCGTGCTCTTTTCCGGGGATACCCTCTTTGCGGGGAGCATCGGTAGAACCGACCTGCCCGGCGGAGACGAGGGTACCCTTCTCGCCTCCCTGGAGAAACTGGCCCGCCTCCCCCACGCTACCAGGGTACTCCCGGGGCACGGACCGGAGACCACCCTGGGGGAAGAACGCCGGCGTAACCCCTTCTGGCCGGAGGAATATCGATGA
- a CDS encoding D-tyrosyl-tRNA(Tyr) deacylase gives MRAVVQRVAGARVSVDGKVTGSIEKGLCVFIGVAPNDGEREVEWMAGKIANLRIFEDAAGKMNLSLLEEKGAMLVVSQFTLYGDCRKGRRPSFASACEPEKANRIYEDFIRSVSSRGITVATGVFQASMRVEIHNDGPVTLILDTEGVC, from the coding sequence ATGCGGGCGGTCGTTCAAAGAGTAGCCGGCGCCAGGGTCTCGGTCGACGGAAAGGTGACCGGTTCCATCGAAAAGGGCCTTTGCGTCTTTATCGGCGTGGCCCCGAACGATGGTGAAAGGGAAGTGGAGTGGATGGCCGGCAAGATCGCCAACCTCAGGATATTCGAGGACGCCGCCGGCAAGATGAACCTCTCCCTCCTCGAGGAAAAGGGAGCCATGCTGGTGGTCTCCCAGTTCACCCTTTACGGTGACTGCCGCAAGGGGAGGCGTCCTTCCTTCGCCTCGGCCTGCGAGCCCGAAAAGGCCAACAGGATCTACGAGGATTTCATCAGGTCGGTCTCTTCCAGGGGGATCACCGTAGCGACGGGGGTCTTCCAGGCTTCCATGCGGGTCGAGATCCATAATGACGGGCCCGTGACGCTAATTCTCGATACCGAGGGGGTTTGCTGA